TTACTTTACGTTTCCTGAAATTTTAACTAAGTACTCGTAGGGAAGTACATACTTAtggcaacatttgttatgcCTATGTAgtccaatacatatataaatatttttttttttaatttttttttttttcatataattaGCTTCTTTATTAAGTATCGAACCAGTACAGCAGGAAGAAAATAGTACTATAACAACACagctaaaaatttatttttttgaaccAAACCTCATATTAGTTTAAGGAGATTATGTGAAGTTTACGATTGGGTTATCGTTTTGACTAAACCTTGACGCTTCAATCGCCTCAACGGTCTAGCTGGTAGGAGTCTCCTAGCGAGACTAGCAACCTGTCGCTATATCGGCTcgtattttcaattgtttaaacTCAAACTAACCTTATATGCAATATCGCATTTAATGTTATAATGCTCATACAGTTAcgtaatttatgttttgctaTATTCATTTGTGAGAATATACGCTCAACTTCAGCGTTCGACCAAGGTACGGATCACTAAAAGGGTTTTGGTTCAAGTAGCTCTTATAATCGAACCGTTGAGTTAAATACAAGTTCCGATTTCATTGTGAACTATTAATCGCAATTTTTGCAGTGAATGGCAAAaagagaatacaaaataaaagggctttaagtaaagtataaatgaaaaattgctaaaattgctaaaatagctaacaaaaaataaaaagttgctagatttgtagctaatagcattttcaaaaaaaaagttgcaaatattttgaaaagttgcTAGATCTAGCAACTAAATTGCTAAACTCCTGATTCAGGAGGACTCAGAAGGGAGACCTGATCCTGGAACTGGATGGAAAATCAGATGGTGGAGTGAGCAAAATGCGAGAAGGTATTGCAGACTCTCTCAACAATATTGCCACTGTACGTTCCGGTATGCAAAGAACTGTACTGAAATGCAGCGGCATTGATGAGGCAACGACCACGGGGGATCTACTCCAATGTCTAGCGGCCCAATTCCCGAGCCTCTGTAGCCCTGAGGTGAAAGGTTTTAGGAGGATGCGGGACGGGACCCAAACAGCGACTGTAATGCTAGATGTTAAGGATGCGATCACAGTTCTGAAAAAGGGTACTATTACCGTGGGCTGGTCAAGGTGCCGACTAACCCAAGATAATAGGCCTATGAGGTGCTTCAAATGTCTAGACTACGGGCATCAAGCAAGTAACTGAAGGGAGGTAGATCGATCTGACTGCTGCTTACGGTGTGGGGCTAAAGGACACAAAGCCAAGGGATGCACATCAAAGCCGAGATGCTTGATTTGCGGTGATGGGAAGGACAGGAACCACCCGACTGGCGGGTTTGCCTGCCCCACCTATAAGAAGGCTGCGCAAAAGCAATCGGAGGATAAGAGCAAGCAACATGCAATATCACGTTAGGATTGTCCAATTAAACGTGAATCACTGTTCGGCTGCCCAGAGCCTTCTGCAACAGACCGAACGGGAACGGAAGATTGATATTATGTTGCTCAGTGAACCCTATATCTCGAGTGTAGGGAATCCAGGGGTGATCCTAGACAGTCTGGGAAAGGCAGCAATCCAATGCTGCACAGGAACTCAGATTGAAGAAGTACAGACCCCTCCCGTGCGGGGGTTCGCAGACGGTAAATTAAAGGGAGTCCACTTTTACAGCTGCTACGCTCCCCCAAGCGACTCCTATGAGCAATTCGAAGCGATGCTGGACACGTTGGTGCAACATGCGAGAGGGCGTACTCCGGTTGTGATAGCGGGGGACTTTAATGCCTGGGCCACTGAATGGGGTAGCCGAGCATCAAATCGGAGAGGACGAGCCCTGATCAACGCATTGAGCCTGCTTGATTTAGCATTGCTCAACGACGGACTTAAACCCACTTTTGACAATGACAGAGGATCATCGTACATTGACGTCACTTTCGCGAGCAGGTCTCTAGCAGCCAAGGCTACCTGGGAAGTTCTAGAGGACGTGACGTTGAGTGACCACGCGATGATCCTTGTCAACATTAAACTGGCGAGAGCGACACACAGGCTTCGTAGAGAGGAACTAGGGCGAGCATGGGACACGAGGAAACTTGACAAGGAGATGCTAGGCTATGTAATTGACGATTTGGCAAATCCAGCTGATCAAGCAGAATCAATGGCCATAAATTTGACGCGCATACTAACATCGACCTGTGATGCCATAATGCCGCGGAAAAGGGCTACCAAACGTAAGTCTCCAGTGTACTGGTGGAGTGAATCCATAAGTCTTATGAGGGCGGAGTGTGCTACAGTGAGAAGAAGAGCGCAACGTGCGAGAGGAAGAGATGACCACTCGCAACTGGTGAATCGCCACAAAGCTGCTCGTGCGGCACTACAAAAAGCTATTGCTAAAACTAAAGCTGGTGCGTTCAGAGATCTTCTTGAAAGTATTGATGATAATCCTTGGGGACCCGCCTATAAGATTGTTTTTAGAAAACTAAAATCATCGGCGGTTAGACCCCAAATGGAGCCTGACGCAATGGCCAGAATTGTGGAGGAACTCTTCCCACCACAGGCTACGCTTTGGCAGCCGCCACAGACAACCCCCGGGGCGACGTTTCCCAGGATCACCCCTGAGGAAATAGTGCAAGCCGCCAGGAAGATAAGGCCTAGTAAGGCTCCTGGGCTGGATGGAATACCGGGTGTAGTTGTAAAGGCCATAGCAGATGCTAAGCCCGAAATATTCAGCAGTACCTTTCAGCAGTGCCTTGTTGAAGGGATATTCCCAAGCAAGTGGAAAAATCAACGACTTCTCCTTATTCCGAAGGGAAAAGGTAACAGCACAGATGCAGTGGGTACCGCCCTCTATGCCTGCTTGACATCGTTGGAAAGTTGTTCGAACGAGTTTTGTATCGCCGTATTGAAGAAATAACTGAAGGATGCGTTAGCCGGACAAAGATGGTTAGGAGGAGCCAAGGAATACTGTGCCATAATCACTCTAGACGGGAAGAATGCCTTCAACACGGCTAAGTGGACCAGCATCCTTAGCGCTATGCACAATATGGGAATCCCTACATATCTCAAGAATATTGTTGGTAACTATTTTAGAGAGCGGATACTTTGGTACGATACAACTGAAGCCCCCAGAAAGTACCGAGTCTCGTCGGGAGTTCCACAGGGTTCGGTGCTCGGCCCAATCCTGTGGAACATAATGTACAACGGCATCTTATCCATAAGAAAGCCAGGCAAGGCGGAGCTACACTGCTTCGCGGACGTCGTAGCAATTACAGCTGTAGCAAAAACTCTGACGGAACTCCAAACCGTCTGTAACGCTACAATCAGCGCAGCTAGAAAGTGTAGGGTTAAAGATAGCAGCGCACAAGCAGAAGTAGTACTGCTCAGCAGTAGGAAAGCTGTAGAGACACTGCAGATCACGGTAGGCGGGGTACAACTTGCTTCATTTAAGTCGCTAAAATACCTGGGGGTCCTTATCGACCACAGACTCAACCTTAGCGACCACGCTAGATATGCTAGCAGAAAGGCAGCCATGACGACTACAACGCTAGCAAGATTAATGCCTAACGTAGGTGGACCCAGGATGACCCAGGCGTCGTACCTTAAAGAAGCTCGGGCCGTCTACACAACTTTGGCCCTAAGACTCATCAGAGGGTTTAGGACCATATCAGAGGATGCGGCACTCGTCCTCGCAGGTATGTTACCCGGACGTCAGCATACGAGCGACAACTGGAGGAGTGGCAGAGCAGATGGGAGTCATCGAAAAAGGGGCGATGGACATTTCAGCTGATCCCAGACATCGCCACGTGGTTGGAATGCAAACATAAGGAGCTGGACTACCATCTCACCCAGTTCCTTACGGACCACGGCTGCTTCAGAGGATACCTGGAAAGATTCCACCATGTAGATACCCCCCATTGTATGTTCTATATGGACAATGTGGAATCAGCGGAGCATGTCCTGCTACACTGCTCAAGATTTGTAAATGAGAGAGAGCAAATAGGCGGACTTATTGGAGTAGCCTTCAGACCGAGGGACCTTATCGCTGCAATGATGGCAGACGAGGAGTCCTGGAATGTGGGAAAGACCCTCATCATTAACATGATGAAGAAAGTGCGAGCTGACGAGGTAGCTAGCAGACCAGACAGCCAGTAGCTGATCTGCGACCAGCCTCGCCTTGCATAGGtggaaattacaaaaatgacGACTGTGTGCTTAGGAGCACACCATCCTGCTCGCCGAAGTAGTATCTTAATTGACAGTCCCGGCGAGCATACACGGGACAGAAGAGCATACGGAGATTTTTAGTGCGTAAAAATCGCACATACCCTTCTACAGGAGTAGCGGGGATCTTATTGAAGATTTTCCTGCCGGGGTgcaataccaaaaaaaaaaaaaaaaaaaaaaaaaaaaaaaaaaaaaaaaaacacggaGTAGGCCAAGTGTCAAGTGTGCAAGTGCGCGGACGCGTTTTTTGTTACGCCGATAGTGCACCGAGTTGTTTAAGCAGTAAGCACAGCGTGCAAAAATAGGAAATAGTATCAAACGCTTCTCGGCAAGTAGAGTCACTCACTCTGCATCATACTTCTGCCGCTCGAGCCCAGGCGGCTGGAGTTTTGGTGTTTTTATATCGGCGGCCCAAGCGTCGCCTGTGGGTCCAGGTCGGAGAGGGGTAGAGATACACCATCTCTCGCTCAATTGAGTAAGTCACTCACTGGCCTTTTCTGGCGaatctctcttttttgttgcttccaCTTTCActgcactttgcatttttgcaatCTCGTCATACTCTGGCAGCTGTCAGACGATCAACTGGTGGCAGTGCTGGTCAGCGATTGCGGATTGCAACCGGTGGAGCCAAGACAAACAGCTGAGTGGTGAGCATAGCAAAGAGACAAACCACTGCATATACGACCCATAGCAGAGTCACGGACCAAAAGGAGGAAAGAAACGCGGCATACTTTCAGGAGCTACAGAAAGTGCTGCATAGCCGAAGGTTCTTACTTAAATTTAAGCGCCTGCCGTAGCAGAATCGTGAGCTAAAGGTCGTGGATCTGACCAATTACCAACCTCTGCTGTGTAACGGCGCTCAAAAAACAGAGACCCTGGTGACCGAGTCGGGGCGGTATAACCTCCTCCGACAAAAAGTCGTAGGAAATTCTCGGCCAACGTTGGACTGCTTGGTAGAGcgttattataatatattgagCATAGCAGATTGGTAAGTGACCGATATTGCTCGCCATGAGCAATATTGAGACGAGTGAGGCGGAAGCTGAGTTGCTGGCAAAGTTCCTCAAGCTTCCAAGAGTCGCAAGATCGCCCCAGAGCGGAGGGCCTGCATCTGCGCCCCCAAAGGTGGACGAGCTAGTATTTAGCTTCGATGCAGTCGACGAAGCGGCAACGCCCAAAAGAGCCCGAGAGGATCGGAGTCCTGGTGTCTCTTCGGAAGCGGTGccaaaaaagattaaaattcaTAGAAGCCTTCAAGAGGCGGTAGAAGAGCTGGGCGAGTTGATCGATGGGCTGATCAAGACATTTACGCCCAGAGAAGTGCGACACgtcacacaaacaaacaaaaatacgtTCGCACGAATCAAATCTGTGCAAATTGAGATGACATCTAGTTTAAAGCTGGCGGCTGTAGATTCAGTGGATAAGGCGACCGCAAAGACACTGGATGAAGGCTCCAATTGCGTACGTAGCTCGTCGACGCAGACCTCGCCGAGCAATGCGGTGACCACTGTTGAAGACAAGCACAACACTGATTCTTCAATGAAGCGCATATCCAAACAGCGTAGGCATCCTACGGATATGAAGAAAGCAGAGAAGGGAAATGTGCGTCAAGATACTGAAGGGGGAAAAACCACAAATAAGCCTCCAAGGAGACGCAAAAGGCCGGACGCCATTATTATACTGCCCTCGGACGGGATCTCCTATAGTGATGTGCTCAAATTGGTGACGAGTAGCGACGATAGCAAGTTGCAGAGCGTCGGTGAGCAAGTAAGGCCGGTGAGAAAATCTGCCGGCGACGGACTGATTTTGGAAATTGGCATGAACTCCAAGCCTTCTATGCTGAAGATGAGAGAAGAATTAAGCGAAGCGCTCGGCTTGAAGGCCAATGTGAGAGCACTAACTCAAGAAACCATCCTGGAGATCAGAGATATAGACTGTCCGGTTTCTAAAGAAGACGTGCTGGTAGCCTGTGAAAAACTCAGCCAAGCGAATCTGGATCTAAGTGCCATCAAAACACTTAGGTCTGGTTTTGACGGTATGCAACTGGCAATTGTTTGTATGCCGAAGGAGGCTGCATCATCTATTCTACAGAATGGAAGAATCCGGATAGGCTGGACAAgctgagtgagagagaggtcTGAGAGGCCAGAAAAAAAGAGGTGCTACAAATGCCTGGAGTTTGGACATATTGCTAAGTTTTGCAAGAGCACGATCGACCGCTCTGAGTGCTGCCTAAGATGCGGTGCAGCTGGCCATAAAGCGGCGCTTTGCAAAAATGCTGCTAAATGCTTCATCTGTGCAGATGCGGGCAAAGAGGATACCAGACATCACGCAGGAAGCAGTCACTGCCCTCTCAAAGGGGTCAGCGGGGTCACGCGGGAGCCAAAATGACTTAAAGGCTCCTGCAGCTCAACTTAAACCACTGCTTGGCGGCCCAAGAGCTACTGAAGCAGACGGTTAGAGAGTTAAAGGTGGATGCTGCTGTGTTGAGCGAACCATATAGGAGAATCCAGAGTCCAAATTACGTCGAAGATGCGGAAGGAAAGGCGTCAATATTGGTATGTGGCCTAGAACAGCCTTAGCTTACTGATGTGCGCTCATCGCGTGGGTTCGTGCGGGCTAGATGGGGAAACCAGTGGCTATACAGCTGCTATCTGGCTCCCAGTCTCACCTTCTCAGAATTCGCATCCGTCATGGAGGAGTTAGCACTCGACGCAAGGGGAAAGCCACAGGTGATCATCGCTGGTGACTTCAATGCCTTGGCGGAGGAATGGGGTAGCACCCGGACAAACGCCCGAGGATAAACAGTGTTGGAAGCCCTTGCCACATTAGACCTGGCCCTCATGAACAATGGCAACCAACACACTTTCACCAGAGCTGACACTGGATCGGTTACAGATCTAGCATTCGCTATAGATCTGCATACCGAGTCACCGCGAGCAAATGGACCACAGAGCGGAAAGGCTTACAAAGTTGACACCTTGGACCCGGAAGCTTTCGCTAGATCTTTTGCAGTTCCCAACTGGAGTGACAACGCAGAGGTAAGCGTCGAGCTGCATGGCGGTGCGAAGATCGTGCAAAAGACACCACGCACCAGTATACTGGTGGAACCAGCAGATCGCAGACCCAAGAAGGCGATGTATAAGATCGCGAAGGATCCTGCAACGTTCACGAGGCAGAGCTGATTTCGAAACAAGAAGGCTGGAGTACGCGCTTAACCGCAGGCTGCTGAAGAAGTCCATCTTGAGCAGCAAGGGGGACAAATTCCTAGAACTATGCAACGAAGCCGATCGAGACATCTGGGGAATGGCCTACAAAGTGGTACTTAAAAAACTCAAGCCAAACACCTGTGCAGTGCCTAGAGAGGAGGGCACTCTAAACGGCATAGTGAATGCGCTGTTCACGGGCTCCTTCACTGTTCCTTCAGTGGAAGATCACGTAGAGCATCGGCTCCATACGCAGGTCCCAGAGGTTACGGTAGATGAAGTACTGCTGGCAGCGGCAAAATCAAGGACTCCAAGTCACCTGGGCCGGACGCGATCCCAAATCGCGTGCTGAACATGGCGGTCAGGCTCCATCCGGAGTGCTTTACAGAATTTTTTGGAAAGTGCATGAGGCAAGGTGTCTTCCCCCGCCCACTACTACAGAAACTACAGAATCTGGTGCTGATCCCAAAGCCGAACAAGCCACTAGATTCGCCGTCGTCTTACCGACCGATTTGTCTGCTCGATACAAATGGCAAAATATTGGAGAGGCCATAGGCTAGAGGAGTCTATCCGACAAGCAGGAGATCTGTCACCCATCTATCTCACAAGTAACAGATATAGCAAAGAGAGCCATCGCAGGCAGAAGATGGCGTGGTGGTGCAAAGGAGTACTGCATAGTCATGACTCTGGACGTCAAGAACGCCTTAAACGTCAAGAACGCCTGCATTATAGGCGCCTTCAGGCGGTTCAACACCCCGAGCTACCTATTGGAAATAATTGAGGACTACTTTAGGAGACGCATTCTGAGATATAGGACGGATAACGGAACCAAATCGTTCAGTGAGTGCGACATCTGAACGGGCGTCCGAATTGGCTACAGGTAGGGAAGCACATCAGGGTGAATAACGACCCCCGCCAATGCAATTTAACCTTAAAGTTGCGCAAACGCAGAGGTCAAAGTCAGTCCCACCATCGGACAACCCTACGAAGGAGAGCTCGTCGACACTACGACCGGACCCGGCGAAATTTTCAGTACTCGGGGATATGACACAGCGGCAACAATTGCGTCTCGCGCAAGGGAGTCAATGATCCGAGCCGGTAAACCTAGGAAGGAAACCAAGGCAAGGGAAGGTAGAAGCACAGGCGGCAATAAGCAGCAGCGCGAGAGTTGGACGAAGGTGGAGCCGAAGAAGACGCGAGTTAGGCAGTCAAGAGTGAGCTACGCGGATATCCTGCGATCGGTGAAGACGGAACCTCGACTCAAGGATCTAGCTCAACTAGTGAAGGGAATCAGGAAGACCGCGAAAGGCGAACTACTCTTCGAACTGGTGCGCGTTTCCGATCCTAACACGAAGGTCATGAAAGAGGCTGTGAGCACATTCTTAGGTGACAAGGCGGAAGTCCGGATGCTATCGGAAACCGTGTCGTTAGAGGTCAAAGACATTGATGAGCTGACGACAGAAGCAGAAATCCTGGAGGCTCTGGTCACCCAGTTCGGGGGTACGGACATCAGCCGATCCTCAATACAATCGCTTCGGCCGGCGTACGGAGGCACCCAAACAGCCACACTGAGAGTATCCGGCGGCTTGGCGGGGAAGCTACTATCGGCAGGCAAAATCCGGATAGGCTGGGTCATCTGTCGTATTAGACAGAAGATACATGCACATCCGAGACGGACTGCAAGGAAGTTAAAGCCTGCATGCTGTGCACAAGAAAAGGAGATAAGGACTGCAAGCACGCAACAAATAGCACGCTTTGCCCGTTTTTCAAGAAGGCTGTCGCTCGGTCACATAAATGATGCGCATATaccaataaaatttgaatcaCTGCGCAGCGGCCCAGGACCTGCTAGAACAGACTCTTAGAGAAAGGAAAATTGATGTTGCCATTCTATGCGAACCCTACGTGGGTCGGAGACGCAAATGGTAAGGCAGCGGTGTGGAGTTGCGGGCGAAACCCGGCGATGGTGTCCGAAGTGAAAAGCGGTAGCTTTTTTGTTCGAGCCAGGATAGGCCCGATTTACTTCTATAGTTGTTATCTGCCTCCATCCATGGATCTACAAAGCTTCAAGGCGGCTACGGACGAACTTGCGGATGACGCGAGGACAAAGTCACCTTGCCTCATGCAGGGACTTTAACGCTTGGGCCACGGAGTGGGGGAGTGCGAGGACCAACGATAAAGGTCAAGCTCTGCTGGAGGCGTTGGCATCCCTGGACGTAGTGCTGCTGAATTCTGGCAATCAGTACACGTTCAGCAGGCGTAGTAGGGGATCCACCATCGATGTTACTTTCGTAAGTGGCAGCCTTTCATTTAGAGCATCCTGGAAGGTATGCAGTGATTACACGCATAACGACCACTCTGCGATTATTACGGAGATTGGAGGAAATCTGCTACGGAGAAACACCCCCAGGAGCCTCTCATATAATACGAGGTCCTTCGATAGTGAGGTCTTCAACTATATGACCAGAGTAGCAGAGCTCGATGGCACGGCGGAGGTTATGGCCAGCAAGGTAATGGTAAGGATAGCAAGTGCTTGCGATGCCTCAATGTCTAGGAGAGTGCAGGGAGGAAGTCGTCTTCCGCAAGACCACTGGTGGAACGACGGGATAGCGGACGCAAGGAGGGAGTGCCTCCGAGTCAGGAGGAACTACCAGCGTGCTGCCCCCGGCACATCATACGAGTACCTGAGAGGAGTACACAAAACCAAGAGACGGATTCTGGCGAACCTTATCAAGGAAAGCAAGAGGGCGTCCTTTCAGCATCTGGTGAACGAGGCGGACAACGACCTGTGGGGTATGGCCTACAAGCTGACGATGAAGAGGCTGAAAGCGTTTAGGACTCCCAGTCTATTCTGCCCTACCCTCCTTGGCAGGATTGTGCGCGAACTATTCCCGCTGCAGAGTAGAGTAGAAAGGCTAAACACGGTACTGCAAGGACACCGTATCAGCTTTCCCGCAGTTACTCGGGAAGAGCTCCGGGAGGTCGCTAGAGGTATTAAGGTGAACAAGTCGCCCGGCCCCGATGGTATCCCTGGTCTGGCCATCAAAGCCGCCCTGGAGAATTACCCGGAGGACCTGATGAGGCTGTACAATAGCTGCCTAGAGGAAGGAATGTTCCCTGCCCGATGAAAAAGCAGTCGCTCGTGCTAATCCCGAAAGGGGGGAAACCTCCGGAGGAGCCTTCTTCGTACCGACCGATCTGCTTACTAGACACGGCGGGCAAAGCGCTAGAAACGTTAGTACGGGAGCGCCTGGAGGTCGCGATAAACCGTGCAGGGGGCCTATCACCATGGCAGTTTGGTTTCCTGAAGGGTCGCTCTACGATTCAGGCTATCAGCCAAATTATGGACAAGGCGGAGAAGGCAATCGCGGGGGAGCGCTGGCTCTGGGGCAGTAAGGAGTACTGCCTCATCACCGCCCTTGACGTAAGAAATGTCTTTAATTCTGCCAGCTGGCATAGGATCCTGCACGCGCTGTAGCACTTCAATATCCCGAATTATCTCACCCGGAAAATCGCAAGTTACCTTAGCGACAGGAAGCTCTGGTACACGACCAGTTCAGGCACTGAGAGCTACGAGGTCACTAGAGGCGTTCCCCAGGGATCAGTGCTCGGCCCCACCTTGTGGAACGCTATGTACGACGGAGTCCTCCGCCTAAGGATGCCGGACGGTGTGAATATTGTCGGATTTGCGGACGACATAGCGATCGTGACGGTCGCGAAGCACCTGACGGACATAGAGGCAAAGACGAATACTGCAGTCAAAGTAGTACGCGGTTGGCTGGAAGAAGTAGGGCTCCGACTGGCGGAACATAAAACCGAGGTCGTGGTAGTTACTTCCAGGAAAAAGGTGGAGTTTGCTAACATCGTAGTTGGGGATACAACGATACGTTCGCAGGCCACTGTGACCTATCTCGGAGTCAAGGTGGACAACAGACTCAACTTTCGAGCACACGTCATGTACGCGGCCTTAGCTCGAATAATGCCGAACACAGGGCCTTAGTTCGGATAATGCCGAACACAGGGGGCCCTAGGCAGCAAAGAAGGTTACTGCTCACGAACGTGGTCAGGTCCATCAGCCTTTATGCACCCCCGATCTGGCTTAAGGGAGCGGAGAGCGGCACCTTCATGAGGCAGATGAACTCGGTGCACAGGATCTGCGCGCTCAGAATATGCTGCGCATTCCGGACGGTATCGGGAGAAGCTGCAATGGTCCTTGCGGGAACAGCGCCATTCGACCTACAGGCAGCAGTGATAGATCTAGCATCATCCAGGAGTGGCAGTCAAGGTGGAACAGCGGCACGAAAGGTCGATGGACATATCGCCTGATATCGAACGTGTCAAGGTGGTTAGACAGAGGTCACGGAGAGATGAACTTTTCTAACACAATTTCTAAGTGGTCACGGGTGTTTCAAAGGATACCTGCACCGTTTCGGCCACGCATCAGACCCTTACTGCTCCCACTGCGAGACGCAGGTGATGGAAGATGCAGAGCACGTCTTTATGCACGGCGGACGCTTCGCGGGTGCTAGAGAGGAGTTAGAAGTTCGCCTTGAGGGGCGTGTCGAGACGGAGTCCGTAGTCGAGCATATGATAAGCTCGAAGGAGAAATGGGTGGCGGTGAACACTGTAACGAACACGTCTTGGGCGTCGTCTTATAATAAGACGACCCGTTGAGTGGGCAGCAAACTGGAAGCATACTCTGCCTACATTGTCGACTAAAGCTCAGGGAAAGTGGGGTGGGTCTTTTGTCACCTAGTTAGCTACCGTGCCACACAGATAAAAGAAGGTAGATAGAGTTAAGACGGGAACAGACAGGATAGGCTATCAACCGATAGACCGGTTAAGAAGTATatgcattcaatatataaatatgaagaaCGAAGATGGTtatgttcttcttctttaccCTCCCAACCTGTAAAAGCTTCTGGCTCTATGCCTTTACCCAatttaagcaacaacaagtaataTCAGGTGCCCATTACTTTATAATAGCCTTTTTCCACCGCAcggttttctttggttttctttggttttttcacGTTCAGACCGAATGTTACGTTCGCCCCATGTAAAaacccataagaaaaaaagtcgGTTTTTCTACGTTCGCGAGCTACGTAGAAATAGCGAACGCACTTTTTGGGTAATTATGCGATATTTTGATCGATATGACAACGAAAAAGAGCTCACCActaacaaaacagctgacattaaagtgcgccaaggtatgaaaatagaaaaaaaaaatttgattttgctttttaaagcaaattgtttatattttagattagCCAAAAAACTCGCAAGCCGTCAATATCGTGGAGTGGCATCCACGAGGCTATGTTGTTCGAGTTATGGGAGGAGAAATGTAGTGGCCTTTTTGGCCAATCCACAAAGGCGCTCCACAAGGGTGCCAAACTCCTCCCtattaattcgaaaattatcTTCAAAAAATGAATCGTTGTTTCCAGGAACATCGCGCTCCCAAAAACACCCATGCCGTTGctaaaagtaaatgtatttatgtaaatattacattgctgCAGCAAATCTACTTATGTACATAGCCCCAAACAGATTGCGATTTCTTTACTATTGGCAATAGCCCATACTCTATACTCCCTTAATTTTCCCTCCACTTCGTCAAAATCCTCATAAAAATCctgaaatttaagaaaattttctattttgaaaTGCGCGTGCTGTTTTTTGAATTGTCCGCCAACtcgtgtttacatttgaacagCTGACATTTCATAGCGGCCATATTGAGAA
This window of the Drosophila albomicans strain 15112-1751.03 chromosome 2L, ASM965048v2, whole genome shotgun sequence genome carries:
- the LOC127565083 gene encoding uncharacterized protein LOC127565083 translates to MPNTGGPRQQRRLLLTNVVRSISLYAPPIWLKGAESGTFMRQMNSVHRICALRICCAFRTVSGEAAMVLAGTAPFDLQAAVIDLASSRSGSQGYLHRFGHASDPYCSHCETQVMEDAEHVFMHGGRFAGAREELEVRLEGRVETESVVEHMISSKEKWVAVNTVTNTSWASSYNKTTR